Part of the Wolbachia endosymbiont of Diaphorina citri genome is shown below.
TGTAGACATAAAAACCCTAAAATTCTTTGGATACCAAATCAGCAACAAATTCCTCTTCAATCTCAGAATTAGCTAACTTAGTATAGTAAATCAAAGCAATACTAGTAGCCATTTGTTTTAATTCACTAATATACTTAGATTTAAATTGTACTACCTTTTCTTCAACAAGTTTAATCATCTTCTTGTCTTCCTCTTCCAATATATCCTTAACATTCGCTCTCATTTCTTCTACTTGAGCAAATGCATCATCTATGATTTTTTTTGCCCGTACTCTAGCTTGATTTAAAGCTGCATTATACTTGGCAATTTGCTCTTCTGTAAGTCTTAAAAGGTGAATAGAACTATTAAATGAATCTAACACTTCTTTACTTCTAATGCTTATTATTTCATCTAACTTCGGTAAAAACAAACAACTCACTATAAAAAAAAGTGAAGAGAAAAAAATTAAAAACCAAAAAATTTGAGAAGAGAAAGTTGAAATATCAAGCTGTGGCATCTGTTAAGCAGCAAATATTAATAACATTGCAAGTACAAACGCAAGCAACCCCATGATTTCAACCATGGCAGCACCAATATAAACGTAACTTTTCATTTTACCTTCTGACTCAGGATTTCTCGCAATCCCATTTAACATAGCAGAGAAGATATTAGCTATACCTAAACCAGCACCGAGCATTCCAAATACAGCCAAACCAATTGCTATAAATTTTAAAGCCACTAAATCCATATATTACCTTTAACTATTTCTTTATAATATAATTGTAAAATATTCTGCAAGGAAGTCAATTACTTTACTGCATCTGACAAATATACACATGTTAATATAGTAAATATATAAGCTTGCAAAACTGCAACAAATACTTCAAATCCTATTAGTGCAATTATAAACAAAAAAGGTGCAGGTGTAAAAAATATGTTCATATTTACGACGAATCCTGCTATCACTTTGATGATTGTATGACCCGCAATCATATTTGCTGCAAGCCTTATTGATAAACTAATCGGTCTTACTAAATAAGCAAATAATTTAATAATGATGATTATAGGTGCAAGCCACGAAGGAGTTCCTTTTGGTAGCAATATACGTAAAAATTCT
Proteins encoded:
- a CDS encoding ATP synthase F0 subunit B — translated: MPQLDISTFSSQIFWFLIFFSSLFFIVSCLFLPKLDEIISIRSKEVLDSFNSSIHLLRLTEEQIAKYNAALNQARVRAKKIIDDAFAQVEEMRANVKDILEEEDKKMIKLVEEKVVQFKSKYISELKQMATSIALIYYTKLANSEIEEEFVADLVSKEF
- a CDS encoding F0F1 ATP synthase subunit C produces the protein MDLVALKFIAIGLAVFGMLGAGLGIANIFSAMLNGIARNPESEGKMKSYVYIGAAMVEIMGLLAFVLAMLLIFAA